Below is a genomic region from Ziziphus jujuba cultivar Dongzao chromosome 7, ASM3175591v1.
AGAAAATCTAAAGAATCAAGAAAACtgaggaaaaaggaagaaaaagcacTGTAAATTTTCCTGGAATATTTTCTGATctgtatttcatttatttaacaGCTTTTTATATAAGCTAAACTCACGCACCAACTGTTTCTAGAACTTAACCAACTCAGCTAACCACTTATAACAGACAGGCCAACTCAGCACTCAAATATAACAAACACACGTACGCCTCATATGCTTACATGGCAAAGTCTACAATAATCTATATAGGTGTCATTTTGAGAATCTcagagaaaataattttaaattttttttaaaatacatatttaccatttatttattatacaacattaaatttaattacttatcaaTCTTAACTTTTCCATTACTTATCAACcagatcaaaagaaaaaataattttcagaaaactaaattttaagaataaatttCCCTTTCAACTTTGACACTTCTCAAACCCcctataaaaaatttcaattttcctcCGAAATGTAACATAGAAATTGAGATTATGCagtgaattttaaattttttttttattacagtgttttttataattattaattaattatatatatttattaaattttttatttttataaaattaattttattttaaaaaattataatatttgtcaaatcttcaaaaataaatGCTCATTTCTTAATCATGTCTATTTTCTTACCATATCTGTTGGATAAAATGGTTAGATAGATTTAttgaaaagatttttttaataatctttatttttctaatgtTACAAAAACTTTAATAATAGACAAAATTATCACAAAGATTTTAagatcattttcaatttttaatgtgAATTATTgcttatatgatatataattaatattgtctAAAtctaaatgatataaatatacatattttaaaattattttccaattgcAATATGCCTAAGATTATTTATGACTAtcaattaatcatatatatattttatcaaatttttttgaaaaaattattttttaaaattatgtttttaaggAAACTTCATAATGTTTTATAAAGATTCTAAAAGTAGAAGGTCATCttgatgtatattttttatttatcaatcagctttttttagttaatttttgtcAACCAATTTAACaagattttaaacaaatttattgaaaaatttataagtagctatttatttttttaatatgataaaaaaaaattaatgatagaTAAAATTATTAGAGATGCTTTTTTATATAgtacaatttatataatatggaAGTTGAAAGAACTTCTAATCTATACGGCATTATTATTTGCTTTATAGATAGTTCTTTCTAGAATTAATCTccgttatttctttttaaatatcaattatttaataatatatatatttatttttttgttaaataaaataatagtgattgataatatatagtcatttattttttcttttgaaaaagattattttctaatatatattatttttcagaatCACATTGTATGACAAACTGTTTAAAATAGACAATCGTTTTGACTTTTTTTGCCATATTTTTAGATAGCCTACTTTTAGACAGTCTacttgataatatatatttattttcttaccaTATCTAATGGacaaactatttaaatacaatCATTAAAGAgattttttaaataactatttatatttttgatttatcaaacaaaatctaacaatatataaatttattgaagGTGCTCTCAATAAATCAATAGAAGCATTAGAAATACTTAAGGAAAAtagaaatacatatatttattacaactttttttttcatcagttttatattctattttttccaatttattttataactaaACATGaagttttaaaatcttttttttttcttttccctaacattttccaaaaaacaaaCAGATGCTAAACAATTTTTACAGTTTGCGGAAGAAAGTAGACTATCTAACACCTGAATTTGGCAGAAcgattaccttttttttttttttaatgcaaaaaaaaattcagtacaCTGTTTCGTATACCCTCTCTTTTGTATAGATGTGCAGATTCTGTGTGCATCTAACATCCTATACGAAAAGGTGTATACGTCCAATGTTTGAAGcttatcttttttaaattgaaaaataaagttcCAATAGTACCCCTAAAGGAAAATCATACAATTATCAATTCACTGTACACGTGGAGGAAATTTCTACTTTTCCACTAGTTTCGGTATTTTAGTCTGACCCGTTTTGATGTGTCTGGTTAAGCCAGTTTCAACATTCATTAAAGTTGGCCCATGATAGTCAAACTATGAGTATTggtttcttctctctcttttcttttcttcttttagtaagtaaatgatttaaaacttaaatttaaatagtcTGTTTTTGATGGATTTATCACCGGATAAAACCTATTAATATTGTCATTTCTCCTTTAAAAGCACATATATTGTTTTGGATAGATTTAAAATGTGTCCTTTATGTACTGAAAATTTATTCTCCAGCTATTCATCTCAAATACTCttccttctttttattattatttttcagctTCAAAAGATTTACTAAGAATAATTGCATATTGAAAGATATTAATATctcctttttgttttgggagAAAATTAGCATTTCCCTCTTGTTCTTGTACATTTTGATAAAAGAACATATAACTAATTGCACATCTCATgcatatgcttttattttaatttccctTTGCCTCATGGTAATATACGGATTATAACAACATCAAATTCTACAATGTATGAAAAGTAAATGCGTGTAGCAACTCACCACATGACataatacaaaaaagaaaattaatcgACAATGTTAGTCCAAGCAACTCGgtcgatttattattattattattttttttaaacgaaaAAAAACTGAGTCAAATTTTTTGACAGACTATGATGTGGTTAGTATCTCAACTCCATGAACTCTGCATCTTCCACCAAAGCCTGCAGTATCTCAGGCGAAAGACAAGCTTCAAAATCAATGCTTCCTTGTTCAGCTCCAGGAAATACAGTTAACTTGCCGTTGAGCTTGTTTCCAGGACCGCTTCGAACAGCAATTGGTTTTCCCCAACCGAAGTCATTTCCATACACGTTGAACCTTGGTGAACTACCTGTTATTAACATTGTACACTTACTTTGAATCACTTGCCCAGGATTTACTACTACAGGGTTTTTTCCCCAATCCTCTATGAACTTTCTCACTTCCTCTGACGTTTGCGAAGCTATCACCTTGTTCATCTCCCACGCCGCCCATCCTAATCCATTCTCTAGGAGCTCGCCGGCGGTGGTCTTTACGATCTCAAGCTTAATGGAGTTTCCCAAATAGTGTTGTGGCAATTCAGGCTTTGTTCTCCCTCTCATACCCATCGTTATCCCATAAGTGACCGATTCATCCTTTTCGAGATTTCGGACACGGGTTATGGATATCCAAAGATGAGCCATGAGCGTTTGAAGAGATGAGATCTTATCGGTTTCCATCTCTGCATTGGCTTTTGCTTTAAGCTGTGCAATTCTTTCTCTAGAGAAATGGAACATTCTTTGTTTCAATGGCGGCGGTGTAGGCTTCTTGGGGATTTCGTTGTAGCGCGGAAAAGGAATCCGAAGTGGGAGTTCAACGATACCGTGCAGATACTGACGTCGGTCAAAAACCGGAGGAAACTCTGAAACTCgatcaccatcaccatcatcacCACCGCCGCAGCTGCGAGAGATTCGAGACCAAGTGTTGAAGAAATGCCAGAAGGATGTTCCGTCGAGAACGGTGTGGTTGATCGTGCAACCGATGAAGATTCCATCCACCAGCTCGGTCACTTGGACTGCTAGCAAGGGTTTGGAAGTCCCTTCATAGTTCGATACTTCATTCATGGGAAAGAAAGAGTCAACGATGTCGTCTGGAATGTTGAGGGGTTGAAGAATATCAGCCACAGTGATGTCATTGGCAGAAGCGTGTAGAAACTGGGCTCCTTCACCATTGCAGTGAAGAAAAAATGAAGAGGTGCAATCAACGTCGTCGTTTTGAACCAAAGCGAGACGACCAGCTAGAGGGTAAAATATATCTAAGGTAGCGGAAAAGGTGGATTTAAGGTGGTGAATCAAAGTGTTTGTCGGAAGTTGGGAAGTGGGTTTGTGAAAGAGAAGACCCTTTTGGATTGGATCTGCAAGGAGGAGTGCCAGATCCCATGGAGTCAACTCGATTCTTTGAGGAAGCTCTTTATCAGCAGTTGCTGGTTGAATGCTGGTGGTGGAGATGAAGCGGGTGTTTGTCATTTCTTGATTTGTGTGTGACACCTTGTAGCTTTGAATGTATTCGTTTATGGTGTAATTCTTATATAATAGAATTAGTAATGGTCAAATGTAATTCTTGATTTGTGTGTGACAGGTTGTAGCTTTGAATGGATTCATTTATGATGCAATTCTTATATAATAGAATTAGCAATGGTCAAATGcaattcttatttaattttataagtaAATTGACCGTTACCTAAAATAAAcagataaataaattgaacatcattattatttaattacattttcttTGCGGCAAAAAAGTTGTTTATAAATTGAgtcttgttatttattattattatttattattattgataataattattatgataaattttaattagaatatttaatttttattgataatttaaattgtaatttaaatACAGATTCATCATTAAAACAAGGAGCATTTGTTTATAAACTGAATGTGAGTCCATGATTTCGTTGACCCTTGTTACACAATAGCTGCTACAATTTAGAGAACATTTTCCCAAGCGCAAAGTGCTAATCAGCCTTCTTACACTCCCTGTTAATTACTAAAGCTagtacttttaattaatttcttaataataattataccaatattattggtttttcttctataaacgttaattttatgtttaagaCCCATATGCATTATATTCTTCAGTTTTCAAATTGATTAAGGCTCTATTAGGAGTTAAGAAAgtgtagaggaaaaaaaattggaggaaaaagaaagaataaaaaaatcaaatgttttcTTAAATTTGGTTAATGAGGAAACATTAAAGGCGTGTTTGGCATATAGGATATAAATTGATTGAGATTGGAATTGagattaaaattgaaattatttcagTTTTATACTAGGTCTAAATCGGAtataactgtttttttttttaaatacaataattattaaaagaaatttaagttaCTATACACcttattgatttttgaattaaacaaaatgatttaaatcaaataaattcaatacaaaaaaatatattagtcattttctaaaaaaatttatttcattaatacacaaaattattaatatcaattagcaaaattgtatatattaatcTAAACCGTCAtaaggaggaaaaaaatggagaaataaaaaaaaataaaagcaaatttttttaaaagaagaatgaaatataaagaaggaaaaaaaactaaagCTAAACTGATGCAATAAAAAGAAAGGAGATTAACAAAgacttaaaaaaagaagaaaaaaaaaaacagaagttaaaaatacaaaaaagaaaagaagtaaaaagaattttttttttttaaaaaaagaacaaagattttaaaaaaacaaaaaggaaaaaaaaaagtcattaaaaaaaaaccttgaaaTGATACATTTATCTCATCCATTTTTTATAAGATTGGTTAGGGGATTATTGTGTGGGTCAAAAATTCAATCATGTCAGCTGTTGATGTCAAACACGAGATTTGACTATTTTATCGCTTTCACATGTACCAAACATGGCAGAGGgagttacaaaaaaaaaaaaaaaaaaaaaaaaaaaaaaaaaaaaaagagaattttcTTACCGAATTTTTTACCTTATTTTGGTTGTTGAAAAAAAGACAGAGAAAAAATTTCtcccttatttaatttttattttggttgtttattattgtgttcttattttcaactctttgattttttctctatatctatttatttattatgtatttttattatataatttttcaagcaaATTTGGCTGATTAATTTTCTATGGGGGATGTTATctcttcaaaaaaagaaaattctctctctcctcAGCGACATGTGATTCGATCATATGAGAGTTCCTGCACCATGGACTGGAAAAATGGAGAATAGGAAACTGAGTGGTCGGCTTGATGAGATTGTGGTTAAAAGGATgagagacaaagattgaagttCAAAGGACTTCTTGGGTTTCGGCTCGAAGATAGTGTAGAAGAAAGTGGCCTGCCATTTTTTATTCTTCACGAGATCTACTATTGAAGCTTGTGTAGAAGAGAAAAGATGAAGAGAGCGAAAGAGAGTGAGAAGCTATGtagaagagaaaagagagagagtcacATTGAGAGACTGTTAAAAGAGAGGAGATACAAGTGGACCCAtagttttttcttaaaaattccgATTTTCCTCCCAAATGTAATATAGAAATagtgaattttaaatttgtgcTTGATTATGATATGCTCtttataactattaattattcatatatatagttgctaagttttttttttttttttttttgtaaaattaattttaaaaaactgttTCTAATGGTACTTAATGATGCTTGAtagtgtttttaaaaataaaggctCATCTTGATTatctctattatttttttaccatacTAGTTTGATAGGGAAATTAAACAGGGCTATTAAaccgtttttcttttttttttttttaaataatatcgaattttttttaatatcataaaaaaaatttaataatagacAAAATTATTGGAAAGATTCTAATGTAAATTGTCATTTATgtgacataaaaattaatattatctatatttaaatggtataaatacataatctattttaaaattgtttttcaattgtaacaaacagaaaattatttatgattattaattaattttatgcattttatctgttctttttttttttaaattaactttttttaaaaaagtatgtTTTTAATAAAGCTTCATGATATCTGATAGAACCTTTAAAAGTAAAAGGTTACGTTGACCAATGTTCAAAATATCAATGTCGACGGAAATATTGAAAGTTCAAAATACGGAATTTTTCATGGAAATATCGGAATATatcgaatattgataaaaaaattataaaaagcgatataaatttgttttaaaagatagaaatttttattgaaactttagaattaacttatttaatccatcaattatcaaattgattataaaacttactaaaatattgaatggatgttatgtttttcttagtgaattgatttataatgagcaattaaacattaataaccatagatgaattattattaataaaaatatatccaaaaatacatatatgataaagttatttattaactaaaatatataaaacgattattacaattacattgtagttcataaatgtcatcttaatactaCATAGAACTTTtgggtggttgaaaatcatcagtTTCTTCCTTAtgttgattttgagatgtgaaatgtgagaagtagttatgaaaagatatatttccatgatagttttgcatataattattaatatgtcaaccatatggatcttgcattattggttgactatgtgcataactactactctctcatggttgagtttgagatggtacccatgaattgctacttgatgacattccataattattcattgaataagagttatgaaaatgacttccaatcctcatagattcaaaattcatagaaattgaatcatcttcttgttgtgacatctccatcatagatttctctttacgtgtatagtcttttccaatagcaccgaatccttgacctacatctctactcccatgatctttatcctgtgttgcatgtgtataatattgttcatcagtaaatgggcttaatccaacttcttgaCTTGGTGATTCCCTTTGGCCCTTACCTCTTCTATcttctaattcagataatttattgaagttatctttATCACCACTGGAGCTAGAGTGATTACTaagagtctcaaattgtgaatgtgtaccacctgatggagctgaagcactagtagttttagttggctctctcataagcctttgaaatgaatcaccactactagaatttacttcttcagtaatcactttttgaacatttatccattctttttcagcttgttgagCAATCTTTGGATCATGATTCCcctcatgatcatctaaatgaacatctctaatccattggtatatttggttgccctcttcatcatcatcttctattatagtttcaaatattattgttggatccaagtcttgatgattttcttctttAGCATCTATATCCCTCAACTTgagtttcatattataataacaatagatTAGTTTTTCAATTCTACTATATGCTAgtctatttctttgttttgtatgtATTAGTGCAAAAGTGCTCCAATTTCTTTCACAGGCAGAGGATGATGCTGTTTGTGACAAAACTTTCAATGCCAATTTTCTTACTGTAGGTGCACTATCACCATACATGACCCACCATTCAActgttacaaaataattattatatgattacaTATTTGTACTATTACATCAATTGATATTCACATACTACAATATTTAAACTTATCAGGAGACATCTCTTTTCTAGAAGCAATTGCTTTGGTCTTGCAAATCCTTTCCTTGCATCCTTAAAGTATGTAagctgtaaaataaaataaaataaagttataaatccttaaaatatattatgttaataaattatcatcattataCCTCCTTTCCAAACTGGCTAATTGCGGCTGATTTAGGATTCAATGTAGCATAGACATCGTGTAAAGCCTTTATAAGATTAGAATCTTCTCCAACCCCAGGTCTATATTGATATTGAGGATTTAAATAATAAGCtatataaaagggaaaaaatatatatatattgtagtttaattagagataaataatgaaatatataaagtattttacattaataaaaaaataaacgtctaacatattttatacaaattgaCTATGAGCTCATACCTGCTGCATGTAATGGATGCTTTAAGGTTTTATTCCACATATTATTGATAACCTTTAATATCCACTTTGCACCATGCATTTTGTCAAGTTCCTCTTTACCAATTCGCATCAACTCATACACTGCTCCCATTATTGGATAAACTTCGGTGTCAACAATAcgtaaaaacttatataaaggctcaaataattgACACACCTTATGTGCTTGATCCCAAAAAGTATGATTA
It encodes:
- the LOC107424513 gene encoding uncharacterized acetyltransferase At3g50280 — translated: MTNTRFISTTSIQPATADKELPQRIELTPWDLALLLADPIQKGLLFHKPTSQLPTNTLIHHLKSTFSATLDIFYPLAGRLALVQNDDVDCTSSFFLHCNGEGAQFLHASANDITVADILQPLNIPDDIVDSFFPMNEVSNYEGTSKPLLAVQVTELVDGIFIGCTINHTVLDGTSFWHFFNTWSRISRSCGGGDDGDGDRVSEFPPVFDRRQYLHGIVELPLRIPFPRYNEIPKKPTPPPLKQRMFHFSRERIAQLKAKANAEMETDKISSLQTLMAHLWISITRVRNLEKDESVTYGITMGMRGRTKPELPQHYLGNSIKLEIVKTTAGELLENGLGWAAWEMNKVIASQTSEEVRKFIEDWGKNPVVVNPGQVIQSKCTMLITGSSPRFNVYGNDFGWGKPIAVRSGPGNKLNGKLTVFPGAEQGSIDFEACLSPEILQALVEDAEFMELRY